From a single Streptomyces misionensis genomic region:
- a CDS encoding MoaF-related domain-containing protein encodes MTASEFAPPAQEDKIGGPSTTELDGTSVEYVYSTGNHYRMEFGADTLTFRLLAGSAPPHTVTLPYRARLVRSGLYLVTWTVKPGVHVTLLLDLAERLIHVSAMMPPNQWEFFDIGRLLSVEGRTGEDAR; translated from the coding sequence ATGACGGCAAGTGAATTCGCCCCTCCGGCACAGGAAGACAAGATCGGAGGGCCGTCCACCACCGAACTCGACGGCACGTCCGTCGAATACGTGTACTCCACCGGAAACCACTACCGGATGGAATTCGGAGCGGACACCCTCACCTTCCGCTTACTGGCGGGCTCCGCCCCGCCGCACACCGTCACCCTGCCCTACCGGGCCCGGCTGGTCCGCTCCGGTCTGTATCTGGTGACCTGGACCGTCAAGCCCGGCGTCCACGTCACCCTCCTCCTCGACCTCGCCGAACGGCTGATCCACGTCAGCGCGATGATGCCGCCCAACCAGTGGGAGTTCTTCGACATCGGGCGCCTGCTGTCCGTCGAGGGCCGGACCGGGGAAGACGCCCGGTGA